A window of Gottschalkia purinilytica contains these coding sequences:
- a CDS encoding HPr family phosphocarrier protein, protein MKKVRITLNRDEGLHARAASLFVKKASRYLSDIKIVKENNEYEAKSILGIMSLGAIQGDQITLVASGEDEEDAIYELSSFLQKNV, encoded by the coding sequence ATGAAAAAAGTTAGAATTACATTGAATAGAGATGAGGGGTTACATGCTAGAGCGGCTAGTTTGTTTGTAAAGAAAGCATCAAGATATTTATCCGATATAAAAATAGTAAAGGAAAATAACGAGTATGAAGCAAAAAGTATATTAGGAATTATGAGCTTAGGTGCTATTCAAGGTGATCAAATAACTCTTGTAGCTAGTGGTGAAGATGAAGAAGATGCTATATATGAACTTTCAAGTTTTTTACAAAAAAATGTATAA
- a CDS encoding PrsW family intramembrane metalloprotease: MILRLFIIAIVPAISIALATYLSDKYEKEPISVLFNTFIFGALSVIPTLFVERSLSLLNIFPGLLGVLYVSFIVAGLTEEYFKRLVIMKYIYKNRNFNERLDGIIYCVFSALGFATIENIVYVVFRFSYNPYVGLYRGILSVPAHTIFAVTMGYYISLSKFCNDDRLKEKYLRKSLYMPAILHGIFDFILMSKIPIYGLLFIPYLIYLWKTNQNKLDKYMKESQILHEDTIIPESINDYIDDKDTKI, encoded by the coding sequence TTGATTTTAAGACTATTTATAATAGCTATTGTGCCTGCTATTTCTATAGCTTTAGCAACATATTTAAGTGATAAATATGAGAAAGAACCTATATCAGTTCTTTTTAATACTTTTATTTTTGGAGCACTTTCAGTTATACCAACTTTATTTGTAGAAAGATCACTTTCATTGCTCAATATATTTCCAGGATTATTGGGAGTATTATATGTATCATTTATTGTAGCAGGACTAACTGAAGAATACTTTAAAAGGCTTGTAATAATGAAATATATCTATAAAAATAGAAACTTTAATGAAAGATTAGATGGAATAATATATTGTGTTTTTTCAGCTCTTGGATTTGCAACTATAGAAAATATTGTATACGTAGTATTTAGATTTAGTTACAATCCTTATGTAGGGCTATATAGAGGAATATTATCTGTTCCAGCACATACAATATTTGCAGTTACTATGGGTTACTATATTTCTTTATCAAAATTTTGTAATGATGATAGATTAAAGGAAAAATATTTAAGAAAGTCACTTTATATGCCAGCTATTCTTCATGGAATATTTGACTTTATTCTTATGTCAAAAATACCTATATATGGACTCTTATTTATTCCTTATTTAATATATTTATGGAAAACAAATCAGAATAAATTGGATAAATACATGAAAGAATCACAAATTTTACATGAAGATACAATAATACCAGAATCTATTAATGATTATATTGACGATAAAGATACTAAGATATAA
- the cdaA gene encoding diadenylate cyclase CdaA: protein MDFLKELFINIRLRDIIDIIIVALVFYKLFMLIRETRAEQLLKGILVLLVATKISDILQLYTVYWILEKTMTVGVIALLIVFQPELRRALEYIGRTRFFTKSIAEIKDEDINSISDEIVEATASLARQKIGALMIIEKDTGLSEVAETGTRINGKVSSGLLINIFIPNTPLHDGAVLIKEDNIKAAGCFLPLTENMYLSKELGTRHRAALGITERSDCIAIIVSEETGVISVAENGNLTRYIDMNTLKDILVNIYKPNSQKQGLLFKWRNKNEQS from the coding sequence TTGGACTTTTTAAAAGAACTTTTTATAAACATAAGATTAAGAGATATTATAGATATTATTATAGTTGCTTTAGTCTTTTATAAGTTATTTATGCTTATAAGAGAAACTAGAGCAGAACAGCTACTAAAAGGCATTTTAGTGTTATTAGTAGCTACTAAAATAAGTGATATATTACAATTATATACTGTTTATTGGATACTTGAAAAAACAATGACTGTAGGAGTTATAGCTCTTCTAATAGTATTTCAACCTGAATTAAGAAGAGCATTAGAATATATAGGTAGAACTAGATTCTTTACTAAGTCTATTGCAGAAATTAAAGATGAGGATATAAATTCTATATCAGATGAAATTGTAGAAGCTACTGCTTCATTAGCAAGACAAAAAATAGGAGCATTAATGATAATAGAAAAAGATACAGGATTGAGTGAAGTAGCAGAAACAGGGACGAGAATAAATGGTAAAGTGTCAAGTGGACTACTCATAAACATATTTATACCAAATACTCCACTACATGATGGCGCTGTACTTATAAAAGAAGATAATATAAAAGCAGCAGGATGTTTTCTACCACTTACTGAAAATATGTATCTAAGTAAAGAATTAGGAACAAGACATAGAGCCGCTTTAGGAATAACTGAGAGATCTGACTGTATAGCAATAATTGTATCAGAAGAAACAGGAGTTATATCTGTAGCGGAAAATGGAAATCTAACTAGGTATATAGACATGAATACACTTAAGGATATATTAGTTAACATATATAAACCTAATTCCCAGAAACAAGGATTATTGTTTAAATGGAGGAATAAAAATGAGCAAAGCTAA
- a CDS encoding CdaR family protein, with translation MSKAKDSNLTIKVLSIFIAIVLWSYVISEVNPRVTKELNNIKVDIINEHTLKNSGLVLIEPRDVRVSVKVKGRRNDINNLDPNDIIAKADLLGYSEGVSKVYIDVKVPLKLDIEDVRPRQVSFKIDSIVSKEKRVSIKTTGTSSEGYSIEDGQLSPETVTVKGARSYVNSVSKVIANVNINDIRSSKNLRVPLIAVDSKGKQVKKVDIEPRFTEVSLPVLRTKKVPVVPKTRGTLPNGYTISKMQVVPSVIGIKGLNEDIKNVNALQIEPIDITNLSANKEFSSRVILPNGVNTVGGNKVAVKIELERTITRDIDYDMSQISFLNLAEGLNIVKDNLPPKVIVSIRGKEKLVNKISTSDLKLSVDLNGLSEGDHIIKITPSQIEGLEILQINPNSLPITLRKNE, from the coding sequence ATGAGCAAAGCTAAAGATAGTAATTTAACTATAAAAGTGCTATCAATATTTATTGCCATTGTACTTTGGTCTTATGTTATTAGTGAAGTAAATCCTAGAGTTACTAAAGAGTTAAATAATATAAAAGTTGATATAATAAACGAACACACATTAAAAAATTCAGGGCTAGTTCTAATAGAGCCTAGAGATGTGAGGGTTAGTGTTAAAGTTAAAGGAAGAAGAAATGATATAAATAACTTAGATCCTAACGATATAATAGCAAAAGCAGACTTACTAGGATATTCAGAAGGAGTAAGCAAAGTTTATATAGATGTTAAAGTTCCTTTGAAATTAGATATAGAGGACGTAAGACCTAGACAAGTTTCATTTAAAATTGATAGTATAGTATCTAAAGAAAAAAGAGTGAGCATTAAAACCACAGGAACTTCATCAGAAGGATATAGTATAGAAGATGGTCAATTGAGTCCTGAAACAGTAACTGTTAAAGGTGCAAGAAGTTATGTTAATTCAGTTTCAAAAGTTATTGCAAATGTTAATATAAATGATATAAGGTCTAGTAAGAACTTAAGAGTACCTTTAATAGCAGTTGATTCGAAGGGAAAACAAGTAAAAAAAGTAGATATAGAACCTAGATTTACAGAGGTATCTTTACCTGTACTTAGGACTAAAAAAGTACCTGTAGTTCCTAAGACAAGGGGGACTTTGCCTAATGGATATACTATATCTAAGATGCAGGTAGTTCCATCTGTTATAGGAATAAAAGGGCTTAACGAGGATATTAAAAATGTAAATGCTTTACAAATTGAGCCAATAGATATAACTAATCTAAGTGCTAATAAAGAATTTTCTTCAAGAGTAATTTTACCTAACGGAGTAAACACTGTAGGAGGAAATAAAGTAGCTGTAAAAATTGAATTAGAAAGAACTATAACTAGAGATATAGATTATGATATGAGCCAGATTAGCTTTCTAAATTTAGCAGAAGGATTAAACATTGTCAAAGATAATTTACCACCTAAAGTTATAGTTAGTATAAGAGGAAAAGAAAAATTGGTAAATAAAATTTCTACATCAGATTTGAAGTTGAGTGTAGATCTAAATGGGCTTTCAGAAGGAGATCATATAATTAAAATAACTCCATCTCAAATTGAAGGATTAGAAATACTTCAAATAAATCCTAATAGTTTACCTATAACTTTAAGAAAAAATGAATAA
- a CDS encoding YitT family protein, protein METTGDHNKIKELLIEVFKKIPFVIIGNLLCSIAINGFFIPNKMLSGGVSGISILFYYMFTMPTSLTALILNVPLLILGMKKLDKKVLLYTSISIITNSLLLHLTKNIGSLIGLNDVLLGCIFGGVFNGVGMVILYRNKVLQSGVDVVCAIIKRYYNINIGVGLMGFNTTIITISSILFGLKPAMYTIISMFISYQIVDKIQAKFNIKKNVFIVSDKSRELADEIMIKMNRGVTLLEGQGGYTKSTKRMIYCIVSPTEIVKLKTIVSRVDPKAFMTINTVQEVNGNGFKTVGI, encoded by the coding sequence GTGGAAACTACAGGTGATCATAATAAGATCAAAGAGTTACTAATTGAAGTATTTAAAAAAATACCTTTCGTTATAATTGGAAATTTACTATGCTCTATCGCTATTAATGGATTCTTTATACCCAATAAAATGTTAAGTGGTGGAGTAAGTGGTATATCAATTCTATTTTATTATATGTTTACAATGCCTACCTCACTTACAGCCCTTATTCTTAATGTTCCTCTTCTTATTCTTGGAATGAAAAAATTAGATAAAAAAGTATTATTATATACATCTATATCTATAATAACTAATTCATTATTGTTACACTTAACTAAAAATATAGGAAGTCTTATAGGACTTAATGATGTATTACTTGGGTGTATATTTGGAGGAGTCTTCAATGGAGTAGGTATGGTTATATTATATAGAAATAAAGTACTACAAAGTGGAGTAGACGTAGTATGTGCTATAATTAAAAGATACTATAATATAAACATTGGAGTAGGGCTTATGGGATTCAATACTACTATAATAACTATTTCATCTATTTTATTTGGATTAAAGCCTGCCATGTACACTATAATTTCAATGTTTATATCCTATCAAATAGTAGATAAAATACAAGCTAAATTTAATATCAAGAAAAATGTATTTATAGTATCAGATAAGTCAAGAGAGCTTGCAGATGAAATAATGATAAAGATGAATAGAGGTGTAACTCTTTTAGAAGGACAAGGAGGATATACTAAATCAACGAAAAGAATGATTTATTGTATAGTTTCACCTACAGAAATAGTTAAATTAAAAACTATAGTAAGTAGAGTAGATCCTAAGGCTTTTATGACTATAAATACAGTACAAGAAGTGAATGGAAATGGTTTTAAAACTGTTGGAATATAA
- the glmM gene encoding phosphoglucosamine mutase — translation MGRLFGTDGVRGIANKELTCELAYKIGKAGAYVLTRDKKEAKIIVGKDTRISGDMLEAALVAGICSVGANVVSIGVVPTPAVSYLTRKYNADAGIVISASHNPVEYNGIKFFNKDGYKLADEIEEEIEKYILDDGVENIPSPTGDDIGIRELKDDAAEDYIEYLNSIVDINFKGLKVAMDCAEGASYYCAPEIFKRLGAEVYVIHNNPNGKNINKNCGSTHLEELKKFTVDNKCDIGLGFDGDADRCLAVDENGEEINGDFIMTILAKHLKEKGKLDKDTLVVTVMSNMGLDIACNNEKISTIKTKVGDRYVLESMLEGGYKLGGEQSGHIILLDYNTTGDGLITALSLVSTLKDEGKKLSELKNIMKELPQVLVNAKVTNDKKDIYQEDNEIISEINKAEEILNGKGRVLIRASGTEPLIRVMLEGENIEQITEIANNIAKLIEEKCR, via the coding sequence GTGGGAAGACTATTCGGAACAGATGGAGTAAGAGGAATTGCGAATAAAGAACTAACTTGCGAGTTAGCTTATAAAATAGGAAAAGCGGGAGCTTATGTATTAACAAGAGATAAAAAGGAAGCAAAAATAATAGTAGGAAAAGACACTAGAATATCAGGAGATATGTTAGAAGCTGCATTAGTTGCTGGAATATGTTCTGTAGGAGCAAATGTTGTATCAATAGGAGTTGTACCAACACCAGCAGTATCATATTTAACAAGAAAATATAATGCTGATGCAGGAATTGTTATTTCTGCTTCACATAATCCAGTTGAATATAATGGAATAAAATTTTTTAATAAAGACGGATACAAATTAGCTGATGAAATTGAGGAAGAAATAGAGAAATATATACTAGATGATGGAGTAGAAAATATACCATCACCAACAGGAGACGATATAGGAATTAGAGAATTAAAAGATGACGCAGCAGAGGATTATATAGAATACTTAAATAGTATAGTAGATATTAATTTTAAAGGTCTCAAAGTGGCTATGGATTGTGCAGAAGGAGCATCATATTACTGTGCCCCAGAAATATTTAAAAGACTTGGAGCAGAAGTATATGTGATTCATAATAATCCTAATGGAAAAAATATAAATAAAAATTGTGGCTCAACTCATCTTGAAGAACTTAAAAAATTTACAGTAGATAATAAGTGTGATATTGGTCTTGGATTTGATGGAGATGCAGATAGATGTCTTGCAGTAGATGAAAATGGAGAAGAAATAAACGGAGATTTTATAATGACAATACTTGCAAAGCATCTAAAAGAAAAAGGCAAATTAGATAAAGACACATTAGTTGTAACTGTAATGAGTAATATGGGACTTGATATTGCATGTAATAACGAAAAAATATCAACTATAAAAACAAAAGTTGGCGATAGATACGTTCTTGAAAGTATGTTAGAAGGCGGATATAAACTAGGTGGAGAACAATCAGGTCATATAATACTACTTGATTATAATACAACAGGTGATGGTCTTATAACAGCTTTATCACTTGTATCTACTTTAAAAGATGAAGGTAAAAAATTATCAGAGTTGAAAAATATAATGAAAGAATTACCTCAAGTATTAGTAAACGCTAAAGTTACAAACGACAAAAAGGATATATATCAAGAAGATAACGAAATAATATCTGAGATAAATAAAGCAGAGGAAATACTGAATGGAAAAGGAAGAGTATTAATAAGAGCTTCAGGAACAGAACCACTTATTCGCGTTATGCTAGAGGGAGAGAACATAGAACAAATAACAGAGATTGCTAACAATATAGCAAAACTGATAGAAGAAAAGTGTAGATAA
- a CDS encoding PH domain-containing protein: MEYKKQHIYFLFSKLISSLESAFCLFAICIAITKNSYLKEYIISFYFILGTFLITLTYSILQWHRNIYAISDNYIYTKSGILNINERRIPFAKIQTIDISSSYFQRLYNICSIQIETPGSSDECEVQMILDYNTANNIREIILKNNDNKITSTKNITTKDNKDIDSDMNVVESESICDKNIKSIYTFKPSYMIIKSLTSFKWLVVLPFGLTFYSFFDDYMPKKSISKLISDTGLVLNKIFNRNNLDDMRDLFLIFFIMSVIFSIINTIVKYHNFSLSRKNNNIKISYGLSNKKEISIPVNRISSIKITESIFKKLFGFAEISIESIGYGNEDGEESILCPFIKANEINSLISDLLPEVSLNYNFKKVSNRSLYYYVLESITLPTFFFIAMFFYKKYYGYIFMILPIFMLILGFYRYKNAGISYYDNILIISLRKFSLCTIIIPKSKIQSIESRQNPIQKINDIYTLNINIQGEFVHDNYKVKGFSSDIISNFANWFTNKKLNTN, from the coding sequence TTGGAATATAAGAAACAACATATATACTTTTTATTTTCAAAGTTAATAAGTTCCTTAGAAAGTGCTTTTTGTTTGTTTGCCATATGTATTGCTATAACTAAAAATTCTTATTTAAAAGAATATATTATATCTTTTTATTTTATATTAGGTACATTTTTAATTACATTAACATATTCAATCTTACAATGGCATAGAAACATCTATGCTATTTCAGATAATTATATATATACTAAGAGTGGCATATTGAATATTAATGAAAGAAGAATACCTTTTGCAAAAATTCAAACTATAGATATATCTTCTTCTTATTTTCAAAGACTGTATAATATTTGTAGTATTCAAATAGAAACTCCTGGTTCTTCAGATGAATGCGAGGTTCAAATGATTTTAGATTATAATACTGCAAATAATATTAGAGAAATCATACTAAAAAATAATGATAATAAAATTACTTCTACTAAAAATATTACTACTAAAGATAATAAAGATATAGATTCTGATATGAATGTAGTTGAGTCAGAAAGTATTTGTGATAAAAATATAAAAAGTATATATACTTTTAAGCCTAGCTACATGATTATAAAATCTTTAACAAGTTTTAAATGGTTGGTAGTTTTACCTTTTGGGTTAACTTTTTATTCTTTTTTTGATGATTATATGCCTAAAAAGTCCATAAGTAAATTAATTAGCGATACTGGTTTAGTTTTAAATAAGATATTCAATAGAAATAACTTAGATGACATGCGTGATTTATTTCTCATTTTCTTTATAATGTCGGTTATTTTTTCTATCATTAATACTATAGTAAAATATCATAATTTTAGTTTATCTAGAAAAAATAATAATATAAAAATCAGTTATGGATTATCTAATAAAAAGGAAATATCAATTCCTGTAAATAGAATATCAAGCATAAAAATAACAGAAAGTATATTTAAAAAGCTATTTGGATTTGCTGAAATATCTATTGAAAGCATAGGCTATGGAAATGAAGATGGTGAAGAAAGTATACTATGTCCATTTATAAAAGCTAATGAGATTAATTCATTAATTTCTGATTTATTACCAGAAGTTAGTTTGAATTACAATTTTAAAAAAGTATCTAATAGGTCGTTATATTATTATGTATTAGAGAGCATAACCTTACCTACTTTCTTTTTTATAGCTATGTTCTTCTATAAAAAATATTATGGGTATATTTTTATGATACTACCAATATTTATGCTAATATTAGGCTTTTATAGATATAAAAATGCAGGTATATCTTATTATGATAATATTCTTATAATCAGTTTAAGAAAATTTTCTTTATGTACTATAATAATTCCAAAGTCAAAAATTCAGTCTATAGAAAGTAGACAGAATCCTATTCAAAAAATAAACGATATATATACTCTAAATATTAACATTCAAGGAGAATTTGTTCATGATAACTATAAGGTAAAAGGCTTTAGTAGTGATATAATCTCTAATTTCGCTAATTGGTTTACAAATAAAAAGTTGAATACTAATTAA
- a CDS encoding PH domain-containing protein: protein MYEEKKNKISPLSVNVWKVTSIIGFNIALVVLSLVIVLFPSKGVFDTIKTLLIVFLFILLVYYIIRLTLLSKMWYRNWNFYLNDNVVILEYGIIYKNKVTIPINRIQYVDIHQGPILKFYKVRTMSIHTAGGKNEIPYLPDSECIDFQSTLIKEVERSREEFGI from the coding sequence ATGTACGAAGAAAAGAAAAATAAGATTTCTCCTTTATCAGTGAATGTTTGGAAAGTAACATCGATCATAGGATTTAATATAGCATTAGTTGTACTATCTTTAGTTATAGTTTTATTTCCATCAAAAGGTGTCTTTGATACTATAAAAACTTTATTAATTGTATTTTTATTTATTCTATTAGTCTACTACATTATTAGACTAACTTTATTATCTAAAATGTGGTATAGGAATTGGAACTTTTACTTAAATGACAATGTAGTAATATTAGAATATGGGATTATATATAAAAATAAAGTAACTATACCTATAAACAGAATACAATATGTTGATATACACCAAGGACCTATACTAAAGTTTTATAAAGTTAGAACTATGTCTATACATACAGCAGGTGGTAAAAATGAAATTCCATATCTTCCTGATAGTGAATGTATCGACTTTCAATCTACTCTAATAAAAGAAGTAGAAAGGAGCCGTGAAGAATTTGGAATATAA
- a CDS encoding GDSL-type esterase/lipase family protein — translation MRKKKSKKKIKINPKRFITSMIVLALMLSYGISSVMSHSTGNKNDKVETPTESNSKDNNLVSEDLEEEPQLKWEVSDNETDSFKEEDTELHEQDDKNSEVSENDDNKNGQNIQDINIPNKEFFKNDVFMGDSITESISFYEVLNDKNVLGIKGLTAVKAKSHIDSLISKKPRNIYMLFGMNDIESGISTEQFKKGYRELVTLIKERLPNSNIYLQSMLPVDNKVLKKNSNYSRNRMDQFNNVIKELAQEENLNYINLLPVIENNINDFYEPDGIHPKSKFYKIWLDYVKNNIN, via the coding sequence ATGAGGAAAAAGAAATCAAAGAAAAAAATAAAAATAAATCCTAAAAGATTTATAACATCAATGATAGTATTGGCTTTAATGTTATCATATGGAATATCGTCAGTAATGAGCCATTCCACAGGAAATAAAAATGATAAAGTAGAAACCCCTACAGAGTCCAATTCTAAAGATAATAATCTCGTGAGCGAAGATTTAGAGGAAGAACCACAATTAAAATGGGAAGTGTCTGATAATGAAACAGATTCTTTCAAAGAAGAGGATACAGAATTACATGAACAAGATGATAAAAATAGTGAAGTATCAGAAAATGATGATAATAAGAATGGTCAAAATATTCAAGATATTAACATACCTAATAAAGAATTTTTCAAAAATGATGTTTTCATGGGAGATTCTATAACAGAGAGTATATCGTTTTATGAGGTACTTAATGATAAAAATGTTTTAGGTATAAAAGGATTAACAGCTGTGAAAGCAAAATCACACATTGATAGCTTAATAAGTAAGAAACCTAGAAACATATATATGCTTTTTGGAATGAATGATATAGAGTCAGGTATCAGTACAGAACAATTTAAAAAGGGCTATAGAGAACTAGTAACTTTAATAAAAGAGAGATTGCCAAATAGTAATATATATTTACAATCCATGCTTCCAGTAGATAATAAGGTGCTAAAAAAGAATTCTAATTACTCTAGAAATAGAATGGATCAATTTAATAATGTTATTAAAGAATTAGCACAAGAAGAAAATTTAAATTATATAAATTTGTTACCTGTAATAGAAAACAATATAAATGACTTTTATG